Proteins from one Ahaetulla prasina isolate Xishuangbanna chromosome 2, ASM2864084v1, whole genome shotgun sequence genomic window:
- the AMIGO3 gene encoding amphoterin-induced protein 3 produces the protein MSLLTLTLFILGKLLVPFGLGVQVSNLSSASTFTRCPEDCICTADLLSCTRKNLRYVPVTLPPTTITLDLSHNAIVHLHDYCLTTLPHLETFRISHNKIKNITQRVFRNATYLLYLDMSSNHLQTVEKYYFEDLVNLKELLLYNNKIVQVDEKAFMTLINLQKIYLSWNRLTKFPFESIQKLEHPYLRTLDLSANNLSSIPIQVIATLPTYIKNGLYFHNNPVNCDCSLQEMLQEWKHRGYSSVRDFIEEHTCKAYPNMLSLIKTFNYNKYFRICSWNQRKFDIPEVLCRVGESLVIDCNTSLQEDNTTTYRWISPRHELFMYPKHSDQTHQPLKNGSLKIINANRSYSGVYECIAISDLQKINETYEVNVTVHYSKLVESFSTSLTTLLGCIVSLVLVLMYLYLTPCCCSKCCRKPTSPPQDCSAQSSILSTTPPVTDVTNRKISANKHVVFLEPIKENQNGKVKLAVTEDFDVKPPKLLRLKLDSESIGTAFSNPVMSPGDA, from the coding sequence ATGAGTCTGCTGACATTAACTCTATTTATCCTGGGGAAGCTGTTGGTACCGTTTGGCCTGGGTGTTCAAGTTAGCAACTTAAGCAGTGCTTCCACTTTCACAAGATGCCCTGAAGACTGTATCTGTACTGCTGATCTCCTGAGCTGTACCAGGAAAAACCTTCGGTATGTTCCAGTTACACTGCCTCCTACAACTATCACCTTGGATCTCAGCCACAATGCTATTGTTCATCTTCATGATTATTGCCTGACCACTTTACCACATCTTGAAACCTTTAGGATTAGccacaacaaaataaaaaacatcaCTCAACGTGTGTTTCGCAATGCTACCTACCTTCTCTATCTGGATATGTCCTCCAACCATCTGCAAACTGTGGAAAAATACTACTTTGAAGACCTTGTGAACTTGAAAGAGCTTCTCCTTTACAATAACAAGATAGTGCAAGTagatgaaaaagctttcatgacattAATCAATTTGCAAAAGATCTATCTAAGTTGGAATAGGCTAACAAAATTTCCATTTGAGTCTATTCAAAAACTTGAACATCCTTATCTAAGGACACTTGATCTTTCTGCCAACAACCTAAGCAGCATTCCTATTCAAGTCATAGCAACTTTGCCTACGTACATTAAAAATGGCTTATATTTTCACAATAACCCTGTGAATTGCGACTGCTCTCTCCAGGAGATGCTCCAGGAATGGAAACATCGTGGTTACAGTTCTGTGCGGGATTTCATAGAGGAGCATACTTGTAAAGCCTACCCCAATATGCTCTCTTTAATTAAGACCTTCAATTACAATAAATATTTTCGAATTTGTTCTTGGAACCAAAGGAAATTTGACATTCCAGAAGTGCTGTGCAGAGTGGGAGAATCCTTGGTAATAGACTGTAACACAAGCCTCCAAGAAGACAATACCACTACTTACAGGTGGATCTCCCCACGCCATGAATTATTCATGTATCCCAAGCACAGTGATCAGACACATCAACCTTTAAAAAATGGAAGCTTAAAGATCATAAATGCCAACCGGTCGTACTCGGGTGTTTATGAGTGCATAGCAATCAGTGATCTCCAGAAGATCAATGAAACATACGAAGTTAATGTGACAGTCCACTACTCCAAATTAGTGGAATCTTTCAGTACTAGCCTCACAACCCTCCTAGGGTGTATTGTAAGCTTGGTATTAGTGCTGATGTACCTGTACCTTACACCATGTTGTTGTTCTAAGTGCTGCAGGAAGCCTACAAGTCCCCCTCAAGACTGCAGTGCCCAATCCTCTATTCTTAGTACTACTCCACCGGTCACAGATGTAACAAATCGCAAGATCAGTGCAAACAAGCACGTTGTTTTTCTAGAGCCTATCAAGGAGAATCAGAATGGCAAGGTCAAGCTGGCTGTCACTGAAGATTTTGATGTGAAACCCCCCAAGCTCCTGAGACTTAAACTGGACTCGGAATCAATCGGTACAGCTTTTTCTAATCCCGTCATGTCGCCAGGAGATGCATAG